The DNA sequence GGCAGCCAAATCCAAGATCCTATTCTCTATGATGAAACGAACGGCTATACACGCTCATCCAATCATTTAGGCGGATTAGAAGGCGGTATGAGTAATGGTATGCCGATTGTAGTGAATGGCGTTATGAAACCTATTCCTACTTTATATAAGCCGCTTGCATCAGTTGATATTGAGACGAAAGAACCTTTCAAAGCAACAATAGAACGTTCAGACAGCTGTGCAGTACCCGCAGCAAGTATTGTATGTGAACATGCAGTCGCATTTGAATTGACTAAAGCATTGCTGGAAGAGTTCCAATCCAATTATATGGAACAGCTCAAAGAACAAGTCGCAGAACGCAGACAACGCAACATTGAATTTTAAAATCTAAGGTGATACGTATGCAACTAATGACAACTTATAAAGAGGATAATTATCCGATTATTATCCAACACAATGCATTAACAGAATTAAATCATTTTCTAACAAATTATCGCGATGTTGTATTTATTATCGATAAGAACGTAGAACACGCGCATCCGAATAAATTAAATCAGGCACTTTCATCTATTGTGCCTGAACAAATTACACATGTTATTCGTATTGAAGGCAGTGAACAATCTAAATCCTTTGAAGTCTACCAAAGCGTTTTAGAACAGTTATTAGAAAAAGGAATTACGCGCAACACTTGTATCGTCGCAATCGGCGGCGGTGTAACAGGAGACTTTTCAGGGTTTGTGGCTGCGACATTATTACGCGGCGTTGATTTTATTCAAGTCCCAACGACAATTTTAGCGCATGACTCAAGTGTAGGAGGCAAAGTAGGGATTAATACACCGCAAGGTAAAAATCTAGTAGGGGCTTTTTATCGCCCTTCAGCGGTTATCTATGATTTAGACTTTCTCACTTCTTTGCCTTATACCGAAATCACCAGCGGCTATGCAGAAGTTTATAAACATGCATTATTAAACGGACAAGCAGCGCTGAATGATATCGAATTGAATTTTCCTGACCGATCAAGCTTAGCAGCATTGCATCACTTAGATGACTTTTTGCTTAAAGGAATTGAAACTAAATTAAATATTGTTGTGGCTGATGAGCATGAACAAGGCAAACGCAAATTCTTAAATCTCGGCCATACGTTTGGACATGCGATTGAGTATCATGAGAAAATAGCACATGGTCATGCAGTGATGATAGGTATTTTATATCAATTCATTATTTCAAACCTCTTGCTCCATACAAATTACGATATCCAACACTTTAAAGATTATTTCAAACAACTGGATTATCCATTGGAAGTCGTACTAAACGCTGACTTTGAGCCTTTATTAGAATTAATGTTAAAAGATAAAAAGAATGATAAAAACGGCATTCAAATGGTGTTATTGTCTTCTATCGGCAATCCGGTCGTACATCATGTTGATAACGATGTGCTTGCTGAAGCCTTTACACAACTACAAAACATAATAAAGTGAGTGAAGATAAATGAGTAAAACCGAATTAATTAATGTACAAGGGCCTTTGCGCGGTGAAATCGAAGTGCCGGGCGACAAATCCATGACTCATCGTGCGATCATGTTGAGTGCTTTAGCAGAAGGCAAATCAACAATATATAAACCGCTTCTCGCTGAAGACTGTCTCCGCACCATTCACATCTTCCGCTTATTAGGCGTTCGATTTGAAATCAGCGACGATCAAGTCATCGTAGAATCTCCCGGCTACCAAAACTTTACTACACCGCACCAAGCACTTTATACAGGCAACTCAGGTACTACAACACGTCTGCTTGCCGGGTTGCTTTCCGGATTAGGCATCGAAAGTGTACTTTCAGGCGATGCTTCTATCGGCAACCGTCCTATGAACCGAGTAATTGATCCATTGACTGAAATGGGTGCTGATATACACGGTGTAGAAGGCAATTACACACCTTTAATTATTAAAAAAGGGCAAATTAAAGGTATTCAATATAAAATGCCGGTTGCTAGTGCACAAGTGAAAAGTGCGATTTTATTTGCCAGCTTATTCTCTGATGAACCATCTGTAATTGAAGAAATCGGAATGACACGCAATCATACAGAAACTATGTTTGAACATTACCATATTCCTATTAAAACAGAAGGCATGCGCATTGAAACAGTTCCGAATGCAATTCAAGACATTCAACCAGCAGATTTCCAAGTTCCAGGTGATATTTCATCTGCAGCGTTCTTTATCGTTGCTGCCTTAATAACACCTGATAGTGATGTTACAATTCATAATGTAGGTATGAATGAGACACGTTCTGGTATCATAGATGTCGTGAAAGCAATGGATGCAAATATTGAAATCTTCAACGAAAAGAACGGTGCTGAACCGACTGCATCGCTGCGTGTACGCTATACACCTGATTTGAAGCCGTTAAATATGGCTGATGCGTTAGTAACACGTGCGATTGATGAAATACCTATCATTGCATTGCTGTGTACACAAGCACAGGGTTCTAGCGTAATTAGAGATGCAGAAGAGTTAAAATACAAAGAGACTGACCGTATTGAAACAACATCTAATGAATTAGGCTTGCTCGGCTTTGAAGTACATTCGACAAATGATGGTTTTGTCATTCATCCGTCAACATTTGAACGACCTGCAGAAGTCAGTTCTTATACAGACCATCGTATCGGTATGACTTTAGCCATTGCTTCATTGTTGAGTGATGACACGATTTCAATTCATAACTTCGATGCAGTCAATACATCATTCCCAGAATTCTTGCCATTGTTAAAATCAATTGCTCAGAAAGGATAATATTATGGAAGACACACAGAAATTAATTGATGATATTCATCTACAAAAGATAGATAACTTAGACAGCAGGGTAGAAAATGCAATTACCTCTGCTGACGATGATACTTTGTTCATGCTTGGAGAAACACTGTATAATTACGGATTGACGCCGCAAGGGTTAGAAGTATTCAGAGCGTTGTATCATAAATTTCCTAACGAACCGGAACTGTTGATTTACTTTATAGAAGGGCTCATTTCTGAAGATAAAACAGATGAGGCTTTAGAACATTTAAACCAAGCAGACTTAACAACAGAACGCTTAATGTTAGAAGCAGATTTATATCAGCAAATTAATATGCTAGAAGTCGCAATCGATAAAGTACAAGAAGCAATCGAATTAGAACCTAACGATCCAGTGCTGCACTTCGCATTAGCTGAACTTATGTATTTTGACGGTCAATATTTACGTGCTTCTGCAGAGTATGAAACAGTACTTGAAACAGGAGAGTACATGGTTAACGGTGTTAATTTGTATGCTCGTTTAGCAGACAGTGCATTGCAAAGCGGCAACTATGATGATGCAATTCAATTGTTCGATGAAATCCATGAACAAGATATGACACCAGAAGATTACATGAAAAAAGCACTTGCTTATGAAAAAAATGATTTGATTCAAGAAGCTGTTAAAATCATGCGTGTGTTGATGGATAAAGATCCGGATTATATTCAAGGCTATTTCTACTTGCAGCAGCTCTACTTGCAGCAAAGAGATTATAAATCAGCGATTGAAGTAGGGCATGAAGGTTTAAGACTGAACGAATTCTACAAAGAACTGATGCTGTCTACAGGTAAAATCGAAATCGATCAAGGTGATCAAGAACAAGGGGTTCAATTAATGCTGAAAGCCCTAGAAATTGATAATTCTTACCAAGAACCGCTGATTGAACTCAGCAGTTTATACCGTACAAAAGATGATGCTGAATCTATTATCGGTTTATTAAAATATGCAAATGAAGATGACTTAGACCCAAGATTTATGTGGAACTTAGCTTATGCCATGGGTGAAGAAGAACGCGACAAAGAAGCACAGCATTTCTTCGACTTAGCTTATCCGACATTTGAAAATAATCCAGATTTCTTAGGAGACTATTATTTCTTCCTCATCGAAACTGGACAAGTCGAACAAGCTAAAGCATTGCTGCCGAAATTAATGGAATTAGATCCTAATAATGATGAGTGGCAACAAGAAGCTGAACGTTTACAATCTTTTTAATACGTTGGTGAAAAGTACATGATAGACTTTGAAAGTTTGAATCTGAAAAAGAATAATTTAATAGATTACTTGTTATTCAACTATGCGTTTAAATCAAGAATCAGTGTTTGGGTGCTGAACTTAATCAAGTCTGATATTCAGCGCCTTGAAAGTATTTATTTTGTAGATACACCTATCACTAGTCATGCAACTTTAGAAATCGCAGTGACAGAAAGCGATGAAATCGGTATTCAATTTACGCAAAACCACAAACGTTTGTATAATACCAACGAAATTTTCCATGTGATTGCCTATGAACGGCCATCTTTTGATATTAAGATTCATTTACCTAAAAGAGATGCCAGAATTGACGAAGTCCTGCTTTCTCAACTGCTTTCATCACCAGATTATACATCGCATTTAAGCGACTTGTATGCAGTGACAATGACTCCG is a window from the Staphylococcus sp. IVB6181 genome containing:
- a CDS encoding YpiB family protein; protein product: MIDFESLNLKKNNLIDYLLFNYAFKSRISVWVLNLIKSDIQRLESIYFVDTPITSHATLEIAVTESDEIGIQFTQNHKRLYNTNEIFHVIAYERPSFDIKIHLPKRDARIDEVLLSQLLSSPDYTSHLSDLYAVTMTPQAELSLINHLQNTIDLSLQINDSEYFYRLSHLLNTIKTKSYNFPTKE
- the aroB gene encoding 3-dehydroquinate synthase, which translates into the protein MQLMTTYKEDNYPIIIQHNALTELNHFLTNYRDVVFIIDKNVEHAHPNKLNQALSSIVPEQITHVIRIEGSEQSKSFEVYQSVLEQLLEKGITRNTCIVAIGGGVTGDFSGFVAATLLRGVDFIQVPTTILAHDSSVGGKVGINTPQGKNLVGAFYRPSAVIYDLDFLTSLPYTEITSGYAEVYKHALLNGQAALNDIELNFPDRSSLAALHHLDDFLLKGIETKLNIVVADEHEQGKRKFLNLGHTFGHAIEYHEKIAHGHAVMIGILYQFIISNLLLHTNYDIQHFKDYFKQLDYPLEVVLNADFEPLLELMLKDKKNDKNGIQMVLLSSIGNPVVHHVDNDVLAEAFTQLQNIIK
- the aroA gene encoding 3-phosphoshikimate 1-carboxyvinyltransferase produces the protein MSKTELINVQGPLRGEIEVPGDKSMTHRAIMLSALAEGKSTIYKPLLAEDCLRTIHIFRLLGVRFEISDDQVIVESPGYQNFTTPHQALYTGNSGTTTRLLAGLLSGLGIESVLSGDASIGNRPMNRVIDPLTEMGADIHGVEGNYTPLIIKKGQIKGIQYKMPVASAQVKSAILFASLFSDEPSVIEEIGMTRNHTETMFEHYHIPIKTEGMRIETVPNAIQDIQPADFQVPGDISSAAFFIVAALITPDSDVTIHNVGMNETRSGIIDVVKAMDANIEIFNEKNGAEPTASLRVRYTPDLKPLNMADALVTRAIDEIPIIALLCTQAQGSSVIRDAEELKYKETDRIETTSNELGLLGFEVHSTNDGFVIHPSTFERPAEVSSYTDHRIGMTLAIASLLSDDTISIHNFDAVNTSFPEFLPLLKSIAQKG
- a CDS encoding tetratricopeptide repeat protein; this encodes MEDTQKLIDDIHLQKIDNLDSRVENAITSADDDTLFMLGETLYNYGLTPQGLEVFRALYHKFPNEPELLIYFIEGLISEDKTDEALEHLNQADLTTERLMLEADLYQQINMLEVAIDKVQEAIELEPNDPVLHFALAELMYFDGQYLRASAEYETVLETGEYMVNGVNLYARLADSALQSGNYDDAIQLFDEIHEQDMTPEDYMKKALAYEKNDLIQEAVKIMRVLMDKDPDYIQGYFYLQQLYLQQRDYKSAIEVGHEGLRLNEFYKELMLSTGKIEIDQGDQEQGVQLMLKALEIDNSYQEPLIELSSLYRTKDDAESIIGLLKYANEDDLDPRFMWNLAYAMGEEERDKEAQHFFDLAYPTFENNPDFLGDYYFFLIETGQVEQAKALLPKLMELDPNNDEWQQEAERLQSF